The following are encoded in a window of Strigops habroptila isolate Jane chromosome 9, bStrHab1.2.pri, whole genome shotgun sequence genomic DNA:
- the LOC115612885 gene encoding cytochrome P450 1A5-like isoform X1 gives MPAATKAAMSLVGSQGIVSATEVLLAAAVFCLVFLLIQSLRQHVPKGLRSPPGPRGFPILGSMLELRKDPHVVLARLSRQYGDVMEVRIGTRPVLVLSGLDTIKQALVKQGEDFMGRPDLYSFRYVTDGQSLTFSSDSGEMWKARRRLAQNALKTFSITPSPTASSICLLEEHVSREAEYLVTKFLQLMKEEKSFDPYRYLVMSVANVICAMCFGKRYDHNDQELLNIVNNTEQFDNVAASGNPADFIPVLQYLPSRAMKLFVDFNKSFVHFVQKFVKEHYETYDKNNIRDITDSLIEQCLDKKVEANPATQIPKEKIVNLVNDLFGAGFDTVTTALSWSLMYLVIYPDIQKRIQKELDQTIGQERRPRLSDQGTLPYTEAFILEVFRHSSFIPFTIPHSTTRDTVLNGYYIPKDRCVFINQWQVNHDEKLWKDPLTFNPERFLTAEGTEVNKVEGAKVLIFGVGKRSCAGETIGRWQVFLFLTTLLQQLEFSVCDGKEVDMTPVYALTMKHRRCEYFQVKQRFSMRSMS, from the exons ATGCCAGCGGCGACGAAGGCTGCCATGTCTCTGGTGGGAAGCCAAGGCATCGTCTCGGCCACCGAGGTCCTCCTGGCGGCTGCCGTGTTCTGCCTGGTGTTCCTGCTCATCCAGTCCCTCCGGCAGCATGTGCCCAAGGGGCTGCGGAGCCCCCCCGGCCCCAGGGGCTTCCCCATCCTCGGCAGCATGCTGGAGCTGAGGAAGGACCCGCACGTGGTGCTGGCCCGGCTGAGCCGGCAGTATGGGGACGTGATGGAGGTGCGGATCGGCACTCGGCCCGTGCTGGTGCTGAGCGGGCTGGACACCATCAAGCAAGCCCTGGTGAAGCAAGGAGAAGACTTCATGGGCCGCCCCGACCTCTACAGCTTTCGCTACGTTACGGATGGGCAGAGCCTGACCTTCAGCTCTGACTCCGGGGAGATGTGGAAAGCCCGCAGGAGGCTGGCCCAGAACGCCCTCAAGACCTTCTCCatcacccccagccccacggccTCATCCATCTGCCTCCTGGAGGAGCACGTCTCCAGGGAGGCCGAGTACCTGGTCACCAAGTTCCTGCAGCTCatgaaggaggagaagagcttCGACCCTTACCGGTACCTGGTGATGTCCGTGGCCAATGTCATCTGTGCCATGTGCTTTGGGAAGCGGTATGACCACAACGACCAAGAGCTGCTCAATATAGTGAACAACACTGAACAGTTTGATAATGTGGCTGCTTCTGGCAACCCTGCAGACttcatccctgtgctgcagtaCCTTCCCAGCCGCGCCATGAAATTATTTGTAGATTTCAACAAGTCCTTCGTCCATTTCGTGCAGAAGTTTGTCAAAGAGCACTACGAGACCTATGACAAG aACAACATCCGAGACATCACTGACTCCCTCATTGAGCAGTGCCTGGATAAAAAAGTGGAAGCAAATCCTGCCACGCAGATCCCTAAGGAGAAGATTGTCAACCTTGTGAATGACCTCTTTGGTGCAG GCTTTGACACTGTGACCACTGCCCTGTCCTGGAGCCTCATGTACCTCGTGATATATCCCGACATCCAGAAGAGGATCCAGAAAGAACTGG ACCAGACCATCGGCCAGGAGCGGAGACCGAGGCTGTCGGACCAGGGCACGCTGCCCTACACAGAAGCCTTCATCCTGGAGGTGTTCAGGCACTCCTCCTTCATACCCTTCACCATCCCGCA cagcaCGACCAGGGACACGGTGTTGAATGGTTACTACATCCCAAAGGACCGCTGCGTGTTTATCAACCAGTGGCAAGTAAACCATGACGA GAAACTTTGGAAGGATCCACTGACCTTCAACCCAGAGCGTTTCCTCACTGCTGAAGGCACCGAAGTGAATAAAGTGGAAGGGGCGAAGGTGCTGATTTTCGGCGTGGGGAAGAGGAGTTGCGCTGGGGAGACCATTGGGAGGTGGCAGGTCTTCCTTTTCCTGACCaccttgctgcagcagctggagttCAGTGTGTGTGATGGCAAGGAGGTGGACATGACACCAGTCTATGCACTGACCATGAAGCACCGCCGGTGTGAGTACTTCCAGGTGAAGCAGCGCTTCTCCATGAGGAGCATGAGCTGA
- the LOC115612885 gene encoding cytochrome P450 1A5-like isoform X2, translating into MPAATKAAMSLVGSQGIVSATEVLLAAAVFCLVFLLIQSLRQHVPKGLRSPPGPRGFPILGSMLELRKDPHVVLARLSRQYGDVMEVRIGTRPVLVLSGLDTIKQALVKQGEDFMGRPDLYSFRYVTDGQSLTFSSDSGEMWKARRRLAQNALKTFSITPSPTASSICLLEEHVSREAEYLVTKFLQLMKEEKSFDPYRYLVMSVANVICAMCFGKRYDHNDQELLNIVNNTEQFDNVAASGNPADFIPVLQYLPSRAMKLFVDFNKSFVHFVQKFVKEHYETYDKNNIRDITDSLIEQCLDKKVEANPATQIPKEKIVNLVNDLFGAGFDTVTTALSWSLMYLVIYPDIQKRIQKELDQTIGQERRPRLSDQGTLPYTEAFILEVFRHSSFIPFTIPHSTTRDTVLNGYYIPKDRCVFINQWQVNHDE; encoded by the exons ATGCCAGCGGCGACGAAGGCTGCCATGTCTCTGGTGGGAAGCCAAGGCATCGTCTCGGCCACCGAGGTCCTCCTGGCGGCTGCCGTGTTCTGCCTGGTGTTCCTGCTCATCCAGTCCCTCCGGCAGCATGTGCCCAAGGGGCTGCGGAGCCCCCCCGGCCCCAGGGGCTTCCCCATCCTCGGCAGCATGCTGGAGCTGAGGAAGGACCCGCACGTGGTGCTGGCCCGGCTGAGCCGGCAGTATGGGGACGTGATGGAGGTGCGGATCGGCACTCGGCCCGTGCTGGTGCTGAGCGGGCTGGACACCATCAAGCAAGCCCTGGTGAAGCAAGGAGAAGACTTCATGGGCCGCCCCGACCTCTACAGCTTTCGCTACGTTACGGATGGGCAGAGCCTGACCTTCAGCTCTGACTCCGGGGAGATGTGGAAAGCCCGCAGGAGGCTGGCCCAGAACGCCCTCAAGACCTTCTCCatcacccccagccccacggccTCATCCATCTGCCTCCTGGAGGAGCACGTCTCCAGGGAGGCCGAGTACCTGGTCACCAAGTTCCTGCAGCTCatgaaggaggagaagagcttCGACCCTTACCGGTACCTGGTGATGTCCGTGGCCAATGTCATCTGTGCCATGTGCTTTGGGAAGCGGTATGACCACAACGACCAAGAGCTGCTCAATATAGTGAACAACACTGAACAGTTTGATAATGTGGCTGCTTCTGGCAACCCTGCAGACttcatccctgtgctgcagtaCCTTCCCAGCCGCGCCATGAAATTATTTGTAGATTTCAACAAGTCCTTCGTCCATTTCGTGCAGAAGTTTGTCAAAGAGCACTACGAGACCTATGACAAG aACAACATCCGAGACATCACTGACTCCCTCATTGAGCAGTGCCTGGATAAAAAAGTGGAAGCAAATCCTGCCACGCAGATCCCTAAGGAGAAGATTGTCAACCTTGTGAATGACCTCTTTGGTGCAG GCTTTGACACTGTGACCACTGCCCTGTCCTGGAGCCTCATGTACCTCGTGATATATCCCGACATCCAGAAGAGGATCCAGAAAGAACTGG ACCAGACCATCGGCCAGGAGCGGAGACCGAGGCTGTCGGACCAGGGCACGCTGCCCTACACAGAAGCCTTCATCCTGGAGGTGTTCAGGCACTCCTCCTTCATACCCTTCACCATCCCGCA cagcaCGACCAGGGACACGGTGTTGAATGGTTACTACATCCCAAAGGACCGCTGCGTGTTTATCAACCAGTGGCAAGTAAACCATGACGAGTAA